The following nucleotide sequence is from Acyrthosiphon pisum isolate AL4f chromosome A2, pea_aphid_22Mar2018_4r6ur, whole genome shotgun sequence.
tataataaataaataaataaataaaaccatttcggtatattattattaacatattgatgtatttttatttcagaaaaaatgACAACAAACCTACACCAGTTTTGGAAACTACACCACCTGCACGTACTAAGAAAgtggaaaaaataataggtcCAACTATGTTAGATGGAAGATTGACTTTTGgcgttaaatataaaaatattaaagtacctCAGCTAGTTATAGCTGAGGTTTTGCATATTGAAGCCCCACAGGAGttg
It contains:
- the LOC100568800 gene encoding heterochromatin protein 1-like, which gives rise to MSSRKNDNKPTPVLETTPPARTKKVEKIIGPTMLDGRLTFGVKYKNIKVPQLVIAEVLHIEAPQELLKYYEERLQFNDIID